A window from Salvia miltiorrhiza cultivar Shanhuang (shh) chromosome 2, IMPLAD_Smil_shh, whole genome shotgun sequence encodes these proteins:
- the LOC131007662 gene encoding G-type lectin S-receptor-like serine/threonine-protein kinase At4g27290 — MTNAMFTKIVYKLSLLIMFLRITISVDTLLPNQTIGIGQTLVSENQIFELQFFSPGKSSNMFLGIRYKSTPDVVVWVANRNDPITDSQGVVLATSGNGSVVISRDGSVIWSGNPSGVASNPLLQLLDTGNLVVVDETTRGYIWQSFDYPVDTWLPGMKLVADDMDGGGETYLTSWRNSDDPSPGDIVFRIVNQGMPELVAYRGENKVLRSGQWNGIRFSSSPPSGNTVFKAKFELRGDRLISMTWSYESSIVVRSKLDASGELQRLTMNSQGDMWTHVMSFPQDKCGEYGHCGPYAICRIEKVQRCECFPGFKPVSQNDWERQHWYGGCRRVEALNCEGGDDFLKVEGVNYPDMLKFWINTSMSLGECKAQCLKNCSCTAVANPYVTDGGSGCVMWLGDLIDIRHISDADENQNLYFRLPISVLGDTTKSDNNEEKKKRTGRNTKLIVILVTCGVVLAGLIIMGVICWTTRRKRAALKKANSEDLELPLFKFATIMAATQGFSWDNLIGEGGFGPVYKGNLSAGEEIAVKRLSTTSQQGIKEFKNEVILIAKLQHRNLVKLLGCCIEGEERMLIYEYLQNKSLNYFVFDQNGRTVLTWPKRFDIIMGIARGLLYLHQDSRLKIIHRDLKTSNILLDGDLNPKISDFGLARIFGEGQSIATTRRVVGTYGYMAPEYAIDGKYSVKSDMFALGVILLEIVSGKKNRGFDHCDHSHNLLGHAWLLWKENNILELMDECLSDTFIESQVRRCIHMGLLCVQKFAEDRPAISSVVSMLGNDRAIIPEPKEPGFFIERSLSPSCKTSTCQETLTVTELEAR, encoded by the exons ATGACGAATGCGATGTTCACCAAGATCGTCTATAAGCTGTCTCTGCTAATCATGTTTCTAAGAATCACTATTTCTGTAGATACACTTCTCCCGAACCAAACAATTGGCATTGGGCAGACTTTGGTTAGTGAAAACCAAATTTTCGAGTTGCAATTTTTCAGCCCTGGAAAATCCAGCAATATGTTCTTGGGAATACGGTACAAAAGCACACCAGATGTTGTAGTTTGGGTTGCAAACAGAAACGATCCCATCACTGATTCACAAGGAGTGGTGTTGGCTACTTCTGGAAATGGAAGTGTTGTTATAAGCAGAGATGGAAGCGTAATCTGGTCTGGAAATCCATCAGGCGTGGCATCAAATCCACTTCTACAGCTCCTGGACACCGGTAACCTGGTTGTTGTAGACGAGACGACGCGAGGCTACATATGGCAGAGCTTTGATTATCCAGTAGACACATGGTTGCCAGGAATGAAACTGGTGGCTGACGACATGGATGGCGGCGGAGAGACATATTTGACATCATGGAGAAACTCCGACGATCCTTCGCCTGGCGATATTGTTTTCAGGATCGTAAATCAGGGCATGCCGGAGCTGGTGGCTTACAGAGGGGAGAACAAAGTTTTACGAAGTGGACAGTGGAACGGAATTCGCTTTAGCAGCTCGCCACCTTCCGGCAACACAGTTTTCAAAGCTAAGTTTGAGTTGAGGGGAGACAGGTTGATATCTATGACTTGGTCTTATGAAAGCTCCATTGTCGTGAGGTCGAAGCTAGACGCATCCGGTGAACTCCAGCGGCTTACTATGAACTCGCAAGGAGATATGTGGACTCACGTCATGTCATTTCCACAAGACAAGTGTGGCGAATATGGCCATTGCGGTCCCTATGCAATCTGCAGGATCGAGAAGGTGCAGAGGTGCGAGTGTTTTCCGGGATTCAAACCCGTGTCCCAGAATGATTGGGAGCGTCAACACTGGTATGGTGGGTGCAGGAGAGTTGAGGCGTTGAATTGCGAGGGCGGGGATGATTTTCTGAAAGTTGAAGGAGTGAATTACCCTGATATGCTCAAGTTTTGGATAAATACTAGCATGAGCCTCGGAGAATGTAAAGCCCAGTGCCTCAAAAACTGCAGCTGCACCGCGGTTGCTAATCCGTATGTTACTGATGGAGGTAGTGGCTGCGTGATGTGGCTCGGGGATCTCATCGACATCAGACACATTTCTGACGCTGATGAAAACCAGAACTTGTATTTTCGATTACCAATTTCAGTACTAG GTGATACAACCAAGTCAGACAATaatgaggagaagaagaagagaacgGGAAGAAATACAAAACTAATAGTGATATTAGTTACTTGTGGAGTTGTTTTAGCAGGCCTTATAATCATGGGAGTAATATGTTGGACAACACGACGAAAGAGGGCAG CATTAAAGAAGGCTAACAGTGAAGATCTGGAATTACCATTATTCAAGTTTGCAACTATTATGGCTGCAACCCAAGGTTTTTCTTGGGACAACTTGATTGGAGAAGGAGGTTTTGGCCCTGTTTACAAG GGGAACTTGTCTGCTGGAGAAGAAATTGCCGTCAAAAGATTGTCAACAACTTCACAACAAGGCATCAAAGAATTCAAGAATGAAGTAATCCTGATAGCCAAACTTCAACACAGGAACCTCGTCAAACTTTTGGGATGCTGCATTGAAGGAGAGGAAAGAATGCTCATCTATGAATACCTGCAGAATAAAAGCCTCAACTATTTTGTTTTTG ATCAAAATGGAAGGACAGTTTTGACATGGCCTAAGCGCTTTGACATAATCATGGGAATCGCAAGGGGACTGCTATATCTCCATCAGGACTCCAGATTAAAGATTATCCATAGGGATCTCAAGACGAGCAATATTCTATTAGATGGAGATTTGAATCCCAAAATCTCAGACTTCGGGTTAGCAAGAATTTTTGGAGAGGGACAATCTATTGCTACCACAAGAAGAGTTGTTGGGACATA TGGCTATATGGCTCCAGAATATGCTATTGATGGGAAGTATTCTGTGAAATCTGACATGTTTGCCTTGGGAGTGATATTGTTAGAGATTGTGAGTGGAAAGAAGAACAGAGGCTTCGACCACTGCGATCACTCTCATAACCTATTGGGCCAT GCATGGTTGCTGTGGAAGGAAAACAACATTTTGGAGCTAATGGATGAATGTTTGAGCGATACATTTATCGAATCTCAAGTGAGGAGATGCATACACATGGGTTTATTGTGTGTGCAAAAATTTGCAGAAGATAGACCTGCCATCTCATCAGTGGTTTCCATGTTAGGAAATGATAGAGCAATAATACCAGAACCTAAGGAACCTGGATTTTTCATTGAAAGGAGTCTGAGTCCGAGCTGTAAAACAAGTACATGTCAAGAAACACTCACCGTCACTGAGTTGGAAGCCAGATGA
- the LOC131008213 gene encoding uncharacterized protein LOC131008213 — protein MKKRVDESDSQSITPVFEEERPREKERLKDQRSGKSNRAEKSYRADRSHRSEKSRYVERSEERELEYSTGKPGHRVHKRHAHDAPKERREHGRHKEDKRAKTSRFHPINNRSPFSDDILADTLPRSYKPISLDYDGTTDPEVHLNRFEGLVTLHMYIEGIKCRIFSTTLTGPAQLWFGTLAPNSIYSFEDLQTRFLRQFASSRRVGKSALSLMDIKQDQNETLREYTARFNLAALEIRPAKDFDDIMARLPGYLQLEDARMARKAENDKHKAKRAEEAPERQRHQDRAPFRGLPPRVLPPQGGMPPHQQRTVNEVTRFTEYTPLNKLHEEIFHLIKNQPFFRAPGTYRDGPPQEGPNNKLCEYHNVFGHYTKYCGHLKHQLELLRDHRDQRDHRDQRDQRNNWDQRQEQGNHRDRRPDDNQDNHREGLERQAPHPPYRREVHMICGENGMPTSNRAKKQVVRAVKIGYYPKRVMEITSATEEPTITFGAEDLRTLMYPHDDALVIMADIAGCIVHRVFVDSGSAVNILYWECLQNMGIDVHIEPTNAPLFGFGGEMVMPLGYVELPLNLGTAAAASKTRMVRFLVVDMPKPSYNVILGRPALMAFRAVISMFHLKMKFPIEGGRSGRSLW, from the exons ATGAAGAAGAGGGtggacgagtctgatagtcagtcCATCACCCCCGTGTTTGAGGAGGAGAGGCCAAGGGAGAAAGAGCGACTGAAGGACCAG AGGTCAGGGAAATCGAACAGGGCAGAGAAGTCATATAGGGCAGATAGGTCCCATCGTTCAGAGAAATCACGCTATGTAGAGAGGTCAGAGGAACGGGAGCTAGAATATTCTACTGGCAAGCCAGGGCACAGGGTTCACAAACGGCACGCCCATGACGCACCAAAGGAAAGAAGGGAGCATGGTAGACATAAGGAGGATAAAAGGGCCAAAACGTCGAGGTTCCATCCcatcaacaaccgcagtcctttctctgaCGATATTCTGGCAGATACTCTACCCAGAAGCTACAAGCCTATTTCtctggattatgatggcaccaCTGATCCAGAAGTCCACCTCAATCGGTTCGAGGGGTTGGTCACACTGCATATGTATattgagggcatcaagtgccgcatcttctccactactctcACTGGACCAGCTCAACTATGGTTCGGAACGCTTGCCCCCAATTCTATTTACTCCTTTGAGGATTTACAGACCCGCTTCTTACGTCAGTTCGCAAGCTCGCGAAGGGtggggaagtcagctctgtcgctgatggatatcaaacagGACCAAAATGAAACACTGAGAGAATATACTGCCAGATTTAACTtagccgctctggag ATTCGACCAGCAAAGGATTTTGACGatattatggcaaggttgccaggcTATTTACAGTTGGAGGACGCCAGGATGGCGAGAAAAGCGGAGAACGATAAACATAAAGCCAAaagagctgaggaagcaccagaGAGACAGCGACACCAGGACAGAGCACCGTTCAGAGGGTTGCCCCCGAGGGTACTGCCACCTCAGGGAGGAATGCCGCCCCACCAACAACGTACTGTGAATGAGGTCACGCGATTTACTGAGTACACGCCTTTGAACAAACTACATGAGGAAATCTTCCATTTGATAAAAAACCAACCGTTCTTCCGGGCACCAGGGACTTACCGGGATGGGCCGCCGCAGGAGGGGCCCAACAATAAGTTGTGCGAATATCACAATGTCTTTGGACATTATACCAAATATTGTGGCCATCTTAAACACCAGTTGGAACTACTG agggatcatagGGACCAGAGGGACCAtcgggatcagagggatcagagaaataacTGGGATCAGCGACAAGAACAAGGGAATCATAGGGATCGCAGACCTGATGACAATCAGGATAACCACAGGGAGGGACTAGAAAGACAAGCGCCTCATCCCCCGTATAGGAGAGAAGTTCATATGATTTGTGGAGAAAACGGGATGCCCACGTCAAATAGGGCTAAGAAACAAGTTGTGAGAGCAGTAAAAATAGGATactatcctaaaagggtcatggagaTTACAAGCGCGACAGAAGAGCCAACGATCACCTTTGGGGCAGAGGATCTACGTACACTAATGTACCCGCACGATGATGCACTGGTTATTATGGCAGACATTGCCGGATGTATCGTTCACCGTGTCTTCGTAGACTCGGGCAGCGCGGTGAACATCTTATATTGGGAGTGCCTTCAAAACATGGGAATCGATGTTCATATTGAGCCAACAAATGCCCCCTTGTTTGGGTTTGGgggagaaatggtcatgcctTTAGGGTATGTGGAATTGCCGTTAAATCTCGGCACTGCAGCTGCTGCTAGCAAAACTAGGATGGTGCGGTTCTTGGTGGTTGATATGCCAAAGCCCTCCTACAATGTAATACTCGGTCGGCCGGCCCTGATGGCATTCAGGGCGGTGATCTCTATGTTtcacttgaaaatgaaattccccatcgagGGGGGGaggagtgggagaagtttgtggtgA